A single region of the Eublepharis macularius isolate TG4126 chromosome 14, MPM_Emac_v1.0, whole genome shotgun sequence genome encodes:
- the LOC129342499 gene encoding TLC domain-containing protein 5-like, with translation MMVSIILQVLCSFLIWLSLYYGFRHRNKHRTPEWSCRLVTLAHGLIVTFFSGYIALIDGPWPLTHTGNANTTLQVCLMCLTLGYFIFDLCWCIYCGSEGELMLCHHMLSVGGLTIVLVLGESATEVNAVLFVSEITNPLLQARWFLRDMGRYPSLAGDVVDFLFVVLFLVLRIIGGAWIMCAIVTSPQTFWMMKMGILAMYVVSLAFMLDISRFARKKVMKKYYTWKNAGELPKSNGRLPTC, from the exons ATGATGGTCTCCATCATTCTCCAAGTCCTCTGCAGTTTCCTGATCTGGCTGTCACTCTATTATGGCTTCAGGCACCGGAACAAACATCGCACCCCGGAATGGAGCTGCCGGCTGGTCACACTGGCGCACGGCTTGATTGTCACCTTCTTCTCTGGCTACATAGCTCTTATTGATGGGCCCTGGCCTTTGACTCATACAG GCAATGCAAATACAACCCTCCAGGTCTGCCTGATGTGCCTGACCCTGGGCTACTTCATCTTTGATCTCTGCTGGTGCATTTACTGCGGCAGTGAAGGGGAACTGATGCTCTGCCATCACATGCTGAGCGTCGGCGGCTTGACGATCGTGCTGGTTCTTGGAGAGTCGGCCACTGAAGTCAATGCGGTCCTCTTTGTGAGCGAGATCACCAACCCCCTGTTGCAGGCACGCTGGTTCCTGCGGGATATGGGGCGCTACCCCAGCTTGGCAGGCGACGTGGTGGATTTCCTCTTTGTGGTGCTTTTCTTGGTGCTGCGCATCATCGGAGGAGCGTGGATTATGTGCGCAATTGTAACTTCACCCCAGACTTTCTGGATGATGAAGatggggatcctggctatgtacgTCGTGTCCTTGGCATTTATGCTTGACATCAGCCGGTTTGCCAGAAAAAAAGTGATGAAGAAATACTACACATGGAAAAATGCAGGAGAGCTTCCGAAAAGCAATGGACGTTTGCCAACATGTTAA